From the genome of Solanum stenotomum isolate F172 chromosome 5, ASM1918654v1, whole genome shotgun sequence:
TGGTTTGCATGTATATCTGAGAACTTGATACAATGCACATGCTAAATCTAAGGGATTAGCATGCAGGAAATGgtaaaaagtaaaaactaaCCGGAGAGCAGCCTCCCTGGCAGCATCTCGAACTTCTGGCCTTTCAGTTCTCTTCTTCTGGATAACCTCTAAGGTTGCACCTACAATGGACCTGGAGTAAGGCTTCTTTGTTGTGCGGCGCCTCTTCTTAGCAGCTTCTTGGGCAATATCCTAGAGTCACCATACAAAAATGGCAAATTTTACTTGACATAAGAATATACATACAGTTATCCAAAAGATGGCAAAGGTGAACAGGACTATGCCACAATACAAATTAGGCAAGAGCTGACAAAACAGAATTGTTTTACAGACTGATTATGATCGCAATGCAGTATCAACATATCTATCCTTCAACTTTgcaatttttgaagaaaaatgaagcttgaaaattttgatcaaTGAAGCTTTATTAACACTAACCTTCTTGTGTTGCTTCCTATACATAGCTGTCCATGTAAGTTTTGAAGGCTTCAGGCGATTGTGGAAGTAGTGTTTGCATTTTGAGTTGACAAATAGAAACACCtaagacaaaataaaagtgACAAATGGATAAGAAAACACAACTCTTAAACACTTTCCACTAAGCCACAATCATAACGAAGAAGATAGTAAGTTCTCTCAGAAAATAAAAATCACCTGAGAATCAGAACGAATAAATCTGATTCCCCTCCCAGGATATATCTTGGCACCACTAAAACGACAGAGTTCCGTCCTGAAATCAGAATCAAGAATAAAACACTAGATTAATCActaatactttaattttgtgTAATACAAGGAAacaaattcaaacaaaacaaaGCTAGAAAGTTTATACAACATAACAACTATAATAATTCCTCCATCATGAGCAGGGACCATACATACTCAAGTCTAttagaaaattatcaaaaactcAGTTCGcaatttcttctcttttttttttgtttatgcaAAACTTCAACCTTGTTCATATTACTTGTGCTAAAAGCAGTTAGGTTTTCCCAATGATATAGtttttcaaatctttcaactagCTTTGCCAAAATGAACGCAACATTCAACCTTCACCAAATGCAACAATGAAGTAGCTACTGAGAATTTCACTACAGATTCACATTTAATTATGCAATTCAACTatagaaaacaaacaaaaacgTCGATAAACGAAGAATTTAATAATACTCTCCGTAGAACTAATACTCCGATTAGCAAACAAACGAAATGGACACAAAACAGGTACTTATATATAAgtcaacaaaaaacaaaatggCGCCATTACTGTGAATTATATATGATAAGTTGATAATCAAAACAAAGTTACAAATTATCTAACATGAATCTCTGAATAAACGAAATTTACAAAATgcgaaaaaaaaaagaaaaattaataaattaagggCATATATACGACATTCTATTACATGCatgaaacatataaaaaagCAAGTAGAAAGGTCGATGATTTACTTGAGCACCATTGCTGATACAGCTGCGAGCTTTCTCCGAAGTGATGTTccaaaaatggagaaaataaaaCCCTAGTCAACAAACCCTTATAGTGGAAACTGTATGAAAAATTGGGCCCAAAAGAATAACAAATCTATCGTAAGCCCAATAAGTGGTTGCTCATGGGCCATGTATTGGGCCAGTCCAAAAATCTTCTACTTCTCGGACACATTTCATTGGGTATCCGCAAAGTAGGACACTATTTGTATGTGGAAAATCGCGTTTAGTAAAAGGATGAATCAGATTATGACACGTGATTAAATTAAACCCGAAGAGATGCTTGATACAACCTGTGGAAATTTGGAAGGATTGTCCCCGGTGTGATCCTAAGCGATGTGATACTAACCCGAATAAAGTCGTTTCCTAATGGGGCAGCCCAC
Proteins encoded in this window:
- the LOC125866185 gene encoding 60S ribosomal protein L24-like, which gives rise to MVLKTELCRFSGAKIYPGRGIRFIRSDSQVFLFVNSKCKHYFHNRLKPSKLTWTAMYRKQHKKDIAQEAAKKRRRTTKKPYSRSIVGATLEVIQKKRTERPEVRDAAREAALREIKERIKKTKDEKKAKKAEVQAKSQKVGGKGNVSKGGLKGPKLGGGGGKR